Within the Gloeobacter kilaueensis JS1 genome, the region GACTACCAGAGCAGCCCCGTCGAAATTCTGGCCGCGCGTATAGTCGTTGATCGTGACGATCGTCTTGAGATCCGCGCCCCTCGAAGAGCGCACCCCGTTCGCCGAATCTTCAAAAGCCAGGCACTCCTCCGCCGGCCAGCCTGTCTGCTCTAATACATAAAAATAAATGTCCGGTGCAGGTTTTTTGGCCGGGACGATATCGCCTGCCCCGATGCAGGCGAACCAATCGAGGGCATCCTCTCCGAGCGTACTGACAAGCAGTGCCTCGACATTTTTGGGCGTCGTCGTCGTCGCGATGGCGAGTTGCACCCCGGCCTGCCGCGCCTCTTCAAAAAGTCGCCCGACCCCAGGCCGCAGCGGAATCGCCCCCCCCTCCAGAATCTCGACAAAATGCCGCGTCTTGGCGGCGTGCAGCGCGGCGATAAAACCATCGAGATCCTGCGGTGCGTCAAAATCGGGCCGGTAGCGATCGATGAAATAGCGAATGCGCTCTTTGCCACCGGTCACACTCAACAACTCGCCGTACAAGGGCACCGTCCAGTCCCAATCCAGCCCCGCATCCGCAAACGCCCGGTTGAAGGCAACCCGGTGGCCATCGCGCTCGGTATCGGCCAGCGTACCATCCACATCGAAGATCAACGCGCGCAGCTCACCCATGCCCATCTCGATCGAAGCCCGGCGCTCATCCTATCACGCAGCCACCCCTTCCCCTGGAGAGCGCCCTACTCCCCCTCCCCCTGGGGGGGACGGGGCTGGGGGGAGAGGTTCGATTTTGATCGCTGCTCGCTCAAAAAAGTACCGATGAGTAGACAGGCGAGGCCGAGGTTGATGGCGATGTCGGCCCCGTTAAAGACCGGAAACTGGATAAAGCGAAATTCGAGAAAGTCGGTCACCTCACCGAAGGCAAAGCGGTCAAAGCCGTTGCCGATCGCTCCGCCCAGGAGCAGGCCAAAACCAATCTGCTCCCAGATGCCAAAGCGCGGGCCGACAAGACCGTAGATGAGCAGGGCAACGCTGACAATTAGCGAGATCCATTTGAGCCAGTCGCTGCCTCCGGCAAACAGGCTGAAGGCGGCACCGCTATTTTTGGTGAGGGTGAGGTGGAGAATATTTGGCAGCAGGGGAACGCTTTCGCCGGTGAGAAGCTGGCTTGCCGCCCAGAACTTGGTGAGCCGGTCGATGGCGATCGCAAGAGCGGCCACCAGCCAGAACCAGGGATTTTTCCATCTCACGGGCGCTGCTCCTACCAGTTGTACGTTCAAGGGTAACTGTAAACGGTCCTACAGGGTCGCCAGTACCGTGCGCGCCGCTGCGATCGTGTAATCGATGTCAGCCTCGGTGTGGGCGAGGGACATGAACCCGGCCTCGAACTGCGAAGGGGCAAGGTACACGCCCCGCTCCAGCATTCCCCGGTGGAAGCGGGCGAATTTTTTAAGATCCGAGTGCCGGGCATCGGCGAAGCTGTCGATCGGTCCCCCGGCGAAAAAGAGGGTAAACATTGCCCCGACCCGGTTGCCGGTGACAGTATGGCCCGTCTCCTGGGCCGCTTTGATGAGGCCGTCCGCCAGACGGGCTGAGAGGGCTTCGAGGCGCTCGTAGGTACCGGGGCGAGCAAGAATTTCGAGGGTCTTGATCCCGGCAGTCATCGCCAGCGGATTGCCACTCAGGGTACCGGCCTGGTACATCGGCCCGGCGGGTGCGACCAGTTGCAAGATCTCGCGCCGACCGGCGTAGGCACCGACCGGCAGACCACCGCCAATAATCTTGCCCAGGCAGGTGAGATCCGGTTCGATGCCGAAGCGGGCCTGGGCACCGCCGTAGGCGAGCCGAAAGCCGGTCATCACCTCGTCAAAGATAAGCAGCGCCCCGTAGCGGCGGGTCAGATCCCTCAGCCCCTCCAGAAAACCGGGCTTGGGGACAAGACAACCGGCGTTGCCGACCACCGGCTCCAAGATCACCCCGGCGATCGTGTCCGGGTACTGGCCAAAGAGCGCCTCGACGGCAGCCAGATCGTTGTAGGGAGCCGTCAGCGTCGAGGCAGTGGTCGCTTTGGGTACACCGGGCGAATCGGGCAGTCCGAGGGTGGCGACGCCGGAACCGGCCTGCACCAGGAGCATGTCGGCGTGGCCGTGGTAGCAGCCTTCGAACTTGATAATCTTTTCGCGCCCCGTAAAGGCGCGGGCCAGGCGCAGGGCCGACATCGTTGCCTCGGTGCCGGAATTGACGAAGCGGACCATCTCCACCGCCGGAATCGCCTCGATCACTGTGCGGGCGAGTTGATTTTCAAGCCGGGTCGGCGCGCCGTAGCTGGTGCCTTTCGGAAGGGCGGCGGCGAGGGCTGTGATCACCTCGGGGTTGGCGTGCCCGACGATGGACGGCCCCCAGGTATTGATGTAATCGATGTAGCGGTTGCCATCGACGTCCCAGATATACGCCCCCTCGGCCCGCTCGATAAAGACCGGCTCACCGCCCACCGACTTGAAGGCGCGCACGGGCGAGTTGACGCCACCCGGCATCAACTGCTGGGCCTCGGCAAACAGTTCGTGGGACCGGGTGGTTTGAAAGGCACTGCTGATCATGGCGCTCCCGCTGCGGACGTTTTTGCTCAGACCAGATTAACCTACCGCACGCATCGCCCGGCAGGGCGTACAATGCAGGCTGCCTGCATCCGCCAAGAAGCAATGAGCCTCGTGAATCTGACCGTTAACTTTGCCGGTGGCAACTTTAGCGCGGTCCTGCCCGCCTCTGCCCTGCACGAGCTTGATGCGAGTCTCCTGCAACTGCTCGAACATTTGCGCACAGCGACGAGCCAGAGTGGCCGCCGCATCCCTCAGCCCGCCACCGAGTACCGCTACAGCGGCGAGATTTTCCTGGAAGTCTTCTGCAATCCCAACCTCTGGCCCTCGCCCTTCGCCGCTAAAGTACTCGTTACCCTCAGAGCAAGCGAGGTGCGCCTGTCGGTCGAAGTGGACCTCAGCCAGCTGCGGGAGGACGTTCACCTGTCGCTGCAGGCGGTCTGAAGGCGGTGGCGACCCTCGTAGTCAAGATCGGCACCTCGAGCCTGAGCGACGCTGCCACAGGCGATCTGCGCCTTGCCACCCTCGGAGGACTCGCAGAAACGCTCACCCGCCTGCGGCGCAAGGGCGAGCGGGTATTACTCGTCAGCAGCGGCGCGGTCGGCATTGGCTGTGCCCGCCTTGGCCTCAAGGAGCGGCCAGCGAGCGTGGCGGGCAAGCAGGCAGCGGCGGCGGTCGGTCAGGGGCTTTTGATGAGCATCTACGACCGCTTCTTTGGAGCGCTGGGCCAGCCGGTGGCCCAGGTGTTGCTCACCCGCCAGGATCTGATGGACCGCACGCGCTACCTCAACGCCCGCGAGACCCTGGGCGAGTTGCTGCGCCTCGGGACGATCCCGATCGTCAACGAAAACGATACGGTCGCCACCGAAGAACTGCGCTTCGGCGACAACGACGCCCTTTCGGCCCTGGTGGCGGGGCTTATCGAGGCGGACTGGCTCATCTTGCTCACCGATGTCGCCGGTCTCTATTCGGCCAACCCGCGCCTCGACCCGGCAGCCCACCTGCTCCCCGAAATCTCCGAGATCTCCGAATCGCTGCTTCTATCGGCGCGGGGCAAGAGCACCTGGGGCAGCGGCGGGATGGCAAGCAAACTCGAAGCCGCCCGGATCGCGGCGATGGCCGGGGTGACTACCGTGATCACAGAAGGAAGCACCCCGCAAAATATTGTCCGCATCCTGGCGGGCGAGGCGGTTGGCACCCGCTTTCGCCTGAGCGGGCCCAGAGGCCGCGCCTCATTGCGCAAGCGCTGGATCGGCCACGGGCTGGTGCCGACGGGTACGCTGCAGCTCGACGCGGGCGCAGTGGAGGCGGTGCGCAGCGGCGGCAAGTCGCTTTTACCTGCCGGAATTGTCGCCATCGACGGTAATTTCGAGGCCGGTGCCCTTGTTCGGCTCACCGACACCGGGGGGCACGAATTTGCCCGAGGACTGGTCAACTATTCAAGCAGCGAACTCGCAAAAATTCGCGGCCACAACAGCCAGCAGATCGCAGCGATCTTAGATCAGCAGGGACCGCCCAAAACAGCCGTACACCGCGATAACCTGATCGTCTGGAGCTAGGACGCAAGGATAAGCAAAAAAACCTGCGTCAAGATCATGTCAATTGTGCCTCAGGAGCCCTGTAGTGAATTCAACAAACAATCCAGCGGTAGATGCGTTGATTTCATTTTTCGCTTCTGAATTGGAACAGAGGCGCGGACTTGGAGATTACCAAACCATGCTCGCTGCCCTCTGGAACAAGCGCAAGCAACCTCAGTTGATTCAGAAACAGAATGCACTGCCTTATGGCTATCGCTCGACGGTTATGCCCACCTATGTTCGACAAAAATTTGGCGCGGTGCTGCTGCGTTGGGGAGCGACGGCAATCCGTGGAGATCTAACCGCTAAAAAGGCGCATATCAGCACATTTATTGAACTGGTCAATGAATTGCCTCAACAAACGAATTTGCTTGAAGAAGCATTCGATCGCATAGCGTTCATGCTGACTGAATATCTTCAGGCTCGCAGTCCCATTATCACGATTCCCTCGGCGAGCCGCAGCCAGCAAGTGCTTACGGCAATGCTGAATCAACCAAGCGGCGGCAGGGTCCAGCAGGGTCTGGTTTATGCGCTGGTTAAAACGTTATACGACGAGCCACTGCGTACACTGGTGAGAACCAAGCCTGTTTTCGCAGGCGACAGGCAAAGCGGCCAGCTTGGAGACGTGGAGGTGATTGATATTCCCTCTGGGAAAATCATTACCGCTGTCGAAGTCAAAGCGCAAAAACTAGATCAGCTGACTTACGACGATGTTGTTCGGACCCATTCTGCTCAAGATCGTGCATATTTGCTATTGATTCTCGTCGAGGCTATTAAAGCACGGATTGTCTCGAATGATGACAGTGTATTCATTATCAGGTTGCCTGATTTCTGCTATACAATACTAGCCGAAATTATTATCCATAAAAAATTAAGCGCAGAGGAAGCTATTCATCAGGTGCTAGTAATTTATAACGACTTCTGTGACAACATCCAGAAGGATTCCACTCTGCGCATTGACAGCTAAATACTTTGCAATCGCCCTACCAAGCCATTCGACCACGGGAACAGCGACTGCATCGCCGAATGCCTTTAGACCGATGTGTTGGGATGCTGGCAGCAGGAATCCGTCGGCCCCCTGCAATCTAGCGTACTCCCGGACGCTCATATAGCGCATGTGTATCGTGCCGTCCGGCTGCACCGCGATCAGCACTTGCCGGCTACTGCCGCCTACCGGAGTGCGTAGGCACCCAGCGATCCCATCGTCGCGGGTCTCTAGACAGACAAGGCCGGAGCGCATTCTCCGATAGGCTGTGAGGTAAACAATATTTCCTGACTGCCTGGCGTTGCGCTGCGCTTTATGCAGACGCTCGCAACTGCCATTACGAACATAGGCTAGCTCCCGCTCTAATTCTTGCTGGTTGAACCACCGGTGATCAGCGTCGGTCTCCACAATGTCTGCTAGTGACTTCGTCCGGCAATTCTTTAAAGATGGCAGCTGCATGAAGTGCCAGAAAAGATCAGGATTATCCAGGATCACCTTTAAGACGGCCCTGGTTCGACATGGGTGAGACTGGGAGGCGACATCTAGCAACTTGTCGGTGCCAAGACCGTCACAGCGGGCTAGCAGCGCATTCTGGAACGCCGTTAGGTACACGCGTGGTCTGCTCTGGGGCAGAAAATGCACCGCGTCGATGAGCAGTAGGTCGCAGGCGTAGCCCCGCTCGTTAAGCGAAGAGAGTACTGCTCGAATGTCCGCGCCGCAGTGGGAGGTGAGCAAGCCGACCACATTCTCGAGCATGATCACCTTGGGTAATCTCCCTTTTTCGGCAAGCTGGTCGAGTACATTCAAAAACCTGTAGAAAGCACTACTGTGTTGACCAGCCAGACCTCTGCGTTTGCCTGCCAGCGACAGGTCGATGCAGGGAAAGGAGGCTGTGACAAAATCCACTCCAGGAGGAACGTCCTCTCCCTGCACTTGTGCCACGTCAGCTATCAGCAGATGCTCAGCCCTGAAATTATTTCGATAGATTTCTCCTTTTTCTGGATCGATGTCGTTAGCGAAGACGCACTGGAAGCGCACTTCCTTCACCCGCTCAAGACCAAGCCGAACTAGGCCGATGCCACAGAAAAACTCGGCGAAGAAAATTTCGGGTTGCTGGCTTGATGGTGAGAGGTTCATGGTGGACTCCTCCAGGCTCGATCCCAGTGTATCGCGATATCGTGATACATGCTAGTGAGAAGAACGCCTACGGTACGGCACTTTAGTAGCGTCGCGTGATTGAAGATATTGGCGCACGGCTCCCCTGGTAGTAACCCAGTTGCGTCCAATTTTCTTCGCCTGAAGCCTGCCGTTAATCGCATACTTGCGCAGAGTATTCTGGGACAGACCGACCTCGGCGGCAGCTTCAGCTAAGCTTAGCCAATCTTCTATGGGCAGTTCACTTGAAGCGGAGTGCTCAGAATCCTGCTCTTCCATAGCGCTAAAAATAGCACCTTCCACTGTGAGAACACTACACGTAGAGAGATTGCAACTGATCGTCTGGAGCTGAGAAGTCCTACTGCACCCCGACGCAGAAGCTGGCGTTGGCGGTGCCGCTACCCAGTGTCTGCTTGCAGGACCAGGCGTCGATCTTCGGTAGCTCCCGCTGCTGCAATTCGTCGCGAAAGGCGATGCGCTCAGCGATCTTCTTGATCTCGATCATCGCTTCAGGAGGGAGGCTGGTCCTGGCAAAGTCGAGCAATTCCTGGGCGTGGGCATCGTCGTTGAAGTTGTTGGCCACATTCGCCACGTAGGTGTAGCGGCTAAAGAACGCCTGCTTGGCTAAAAGCGGCTGCAGGTTGGCTTTTAGAAATTCCCAGGCCAACTGCGGGTGTTCGCCGACGTCGGCCACCCGGCGCACGAGGTTGGAGGCGGCTCCTGGCTCCAGTTCGTCGCCGAGCGAGAGGGCCAGAGTCTGCTGGGCCAGCTTCGGATCGAGGGCCGCTGCCATCGCCCCGTAGAACTGATTTTTTTCTTCGGTGCCGGTTGCCTTGAGTCCGAGATTGTGCAGCTGATCGTAAGTCTGCTGGTCCGCGTAGCGTCCGACGATGTGCAGCACCGCCGGGCGCAGGTTGCCGCTCAGGCTCTCGGGCGCTTTTAGAAAACTGGCAAAGCGCCGCTGCGCCTCGACGATCACCGGCTCGTCGCCAAAGTCGCCCAGGGTAGTGAGCACGTCGTTGCGCAACAGCGCGTCCGTCTGGGGCTCTGCTGGTTGGGCCTGCCAGCCCAGCCGCTCGTAAAGCGGCTGCAACAGCTTGCGACCGTAAGCTTGAAAGGCGCTGCGGCCCGGTTTGCCCAGTTGCAGCTCGTCCAGGTTGCCCAAAGCATCGATCACCTGGGTCCAGAGGGCGACGTTGCTCTGGGGCTGCACCTTCTGGGCCAGGCTCAGATAGTCGCCCGAGGTCGCCCGTCCGGCTTTGACCAGCGCCCAGGTGTCGCTCAATAGATTCAACTGGTCGGCTGCCCGCAGCTCGTCGAAGGCGGCGCTCAGCGCCCTGCGATCGGCGTCGCTGTACTGGACCCGGTAATAGCCAGTGTCTCCGGCGTTGAGCTTGAGGGGCACAGCACAGCTGTCGGCGGTGAGTGGAGCGCTCCTGCTGCCGATCAGGGTGGTCTGGGTCGGCGGATTGTCGCTGCCCTGCGTGTAGTTCACCGGTACCTGCCACAGCAAGGGTTTTGCGCTCGGATCGTGGATGGTAAAGCGCTCCTGGCTGAGGGTGAGCTGCTCTTTGCCCTGGGCGCAACCGCCCGCTTTTTGAACGCTCAGAACCGGGAAACCCGGCTGCTCGGTCCAGCTTGCCGCGATCGTGCCCACCGGTTGGCCGCTGGCGCGCTCCAGTTCCTGCCAGAGATCGGCGGTGGTGGTGCTGGAATATTTGTGGGCAGCCATGTAGCTACGGATGCCGCCCTTGAATTTTTCTTCGCCCAGGTAGCCCTCGAACATGCGGATGATCGATTCGCCTTTTTGATAGGTGATGTCGTCGAAGGCACTCGCCGCCTCCGCCGGGTCCTTGATCGGCTGCTGAATCGGATGGGTGGTGCTGCGCGCATCGGCTTCCATCGCCCGCTCCTTCGAGGCGTTCTCCCGCAGCCAGACCTGCCACTCCGGGTTGAAGTGATCGGTGGCCTTGTTCTCCATCCAGGAGGCAAAGCCCTCGTTGAGCCAGAGATTGTCCCACCAGGCCATCGTCACCAGATCACCGAACCACTGGTGGGAAACTTCGTGGGCGACGGTCTTGTAGATGTCTTCTTTTGTCTTCTGGGAGGAGCGGGCCGGGTCGTACAGTAGCACCGCCTCGTTGTAGGTGATACCGCCCCAGTTTTCCATCGCCCCGCTGAAGCCCCCCGGCACAGCGATCATGTCGAGCTTGGGCAGGGGATACTTCACCCCAAAATAATCGTTGTAGTAGGGCAGAATCTGCTTGAGCACCCCCAGGGCGTAGCGGCCCTGTTCTTTTTTGCCCTCGGTGGTGAGCACACGGAGCTTGACGCCTTCGACCTCGTCGCTCACCGCCTCAAATTCACCGGCGCACAGAACGACCAGATAGCTTGCCATCGGCGGCGTGCTCAAAAAGCGCACGCGCTTATAGCCGCCTGTGAGGGGCTCCTCGCGCTCGACGGGCATATTCGAGACGGCAGTGAATGCCTGGGGCAAACTGACGGTGAGCTGGAAGCTGGCGCGAAAGACCGGCTCGTCCCAGTTGGGAAAGAGCCGCCGGGCGTCGGTCGATTCCATCTGGGAGCCGAACATCAGTTTTTGCTGACCGTCGGGGGTCTGGTAGCGGGTGTAAAAAAGACCCTGCGCTGCCTGGTTCACCCGGCCTCGAAAGTCGAGGACGAGCTTGTGGCTGCCGGCGGCAATCGTCCTGGCAAATGTAAGAATGGCGGTCTGTTGTTTGTCGTCGATCTTGATTTTTGCAGGCAGCTTCAAATCGCTCAGGGCTGCCCTCGAAATCTGCAGTTCGAGGGCGTTGAGGGTGATCGTGCGCGTCGGCTTGCGCACGTCGATGTCGATGGTCTCGCTGCCCCTCACTGTCAATGTCTTTGGATCCGGCACCAGATTGATCGCGTAGTGCTTGGGCACGACAGCTTTGGGGAGCTGGCCGGGGGTCGTCTCAAAGGAGAACTTTGACTCAGCGGCAGCCGGGTGGCAGAGGGCGAGGGCGGCGATGAGCGACAGGCCGCCGCTGCAAAAAGTGCGGATCTTCATCGAGGACTCCGAGTAGGGAGGGTACCCGTGCGTGGGCATAGTCGCTCCTTGACGGTTGGAACTGTAGAAATGTTCCCATCTCCTGCTCAGGCGGCGGCCAATAGCTCGATGGGCAACCCGTCCGGATCGACGATAAAGGCGACCATGTAAGTGCGTTCACCGATCTGCTGCGGCCTCGGTTCAAGAAGGACCGGCACTCCAGCCGCCGCCAGCCGCTCGACGGTGGCCGCTACATCGTCCACCAAAAAGGAGGTGTGGTAGTAGCCGGTGTAGTGTTCGTCGAGCCAGGCGTCGGGGGCCGGTTTTGGCTCTGGAATCTGAATCAGTTCGATCCGGCCCAGTGCCCCCGCAAGCCAGCAGGCGAGAGTCATGCCGGTTGTAAAGCGCTCCTCGACCTCAAAGCCCAGCAGGCCATAAAAGGCAATCGAGCGGAAGATGTCGGCGGTGCGAATCGAAACGTGGTGCATCAGCGAATATCCAGCTTGGCCAGCAGAATCTCGGCTATGGCGTTGGCGACGACGAACTCGCTGCAGGCGCTCATCGCAAAGTCGAAGTGGCGCAACTCGGCGAGCAGGGCGATGTGGATGGCCGAGACCAGATCTTCGCCCTCCAGGCGCTGGCGAATATAGACCTGGGCGGCGCGCTCGGCGATGGCCGGGTGGATGGCCTCGGCTAAAAATTCTCTGTCCAGCCAGGCGAGCAACTGGCCCCGCAACCATTGCCCTTCCGCCTCGATGTCTGTGACCGGCGGCAGCCAGATATCCTGCACCATGCCCTCACTTTAACAGCCACAGGCCAGATCGCCCGGCGCACAGTTTCTCAAGGTAGGATGCTCTTGAGTCTTTGCGGAGAATCGCATGGAGCAGCAACCGCCCCGCACCGGCTGGTTCGACGAGGCCAACGGCGTCACCAGGCTTTCTGAGTACTTCCAGCGCATGGAATCGTGGCAGCAGGCGATCGCCGACGGCAAGATCACCCCAGAAGAAATCCGCGATCAATCCAGCCGGGTGATTGCGCTTCTAAAAGAAGTCGAGCCCCTTGTCAGCGAACCCGAGCACCAGCTCATCACCGAGACACTCTACGAAATAGCGGTGCTGCAAGCGATGCAGGCTTCCGCTGTCGCCAGTTCCCTGCGCACCAGCCAGTAAGGAGCCCCGCTCATGAAAGTGAAAGCTTATCAGATTCCCGATACTTCGCCGCAGTACCTGGCCACCTCGATCGAGTCGTGGTTCCGCTCGGAGAATTTCGAGACCCAAAGTTTTGCTGGTCCTGAGAACACCTACATCGTCCAGGGCCGCAAGGACAACCTGCTGCGCTATTTCCTCGGTCTTTCTGCCGCCCTCACCGTTACCGTCGGTACCCAACCGGACGGTGCGCTGACGGTGGCGATCGGTGCCGGTAGCTGGTTTGACAAGTTTCTGGCCGGTTTTGCCGGGGTCTTTTTGTTCGCTCCCCTCGCCTTCACCGCCGTCTACGGCGTCTGGAAGCAGGACAACCTCGAGAACAAACTCTGGGACTACATCTCCCAGCGCCTGCCAGGGGCAGTCGAGGTACCCGTCACCATTCCTGACCCGCAGTTCCACCCGGTTCGACTGACCCCGTCTTGAGAGGAAAGCTTCGATGCAGACACGTACCTACCAGGCTC harbors:
- a CDS encoding VOC family protein; amino-acid sequence: MHHVSIRTADIFRSIAFYGLLGFEVEERFTTGMTLACWLAGALGRIELIQIPEPKPAPDAWLDEHYTGYYHTSFLVDDVAATVERLAAAGVPVLLEPRPQQIGERTYMVAFIVDPDGLPIELLAAA
- a CDS encoding M1 family metallopeptidase; its protein translation is MKIRTFCSGGLSLIAALALCHPAAAESKFSFETTPGQLPKAVVPKHYAINLVPDPKTLTVRGSETIDIDVRKPTRTITLNALELQISRAALSDLKLPAKIKIDDKQQTAILTFARTIAAGSHKLVLDFRGRVNQAAQGLFYTRYQTPDGQQKLMFGSQMESTDARRLFPNWDEPVFRASFQLTVSLPQAFTAVSNMPVEREEPLTGGYKRVRFLSTPPMASYLVVLCAGEFEAVSDEVEGVKLRVLTTEGKKEQGRYALGVLKQILPYYNDYFGVKYPLPKLDMIAVPGGFSGAMENWGGITYNEAVLLYDPARSSQKTKEDIYKTVAHEVSHQWFGDLVTMAWWDNLWLNEGFASWMENKATDHFNPEWQVWLRENASKERAMEADARSTTHPIQQPIKDPAEAASAFDDITYQKGESIIRMFEGYLGEEKFKGGIRSYMAAHKYSSTTTADLWQELERASGQPVGTIAASWTEQPGFPVLSVQKAGGCAQGKEQLTLSQERFTIHDPSAKPLLWQVPVNYTQGSDNPPTQTTLIGSRSAPLTADSCAVPLKLNAGDTGYYRVQYSDADRRALSAAFDELRAADQLNLLSDTWALVKAGRATSGDYLSLAQKVQPQSNVALWTQVIDALGNLDELQLGKPGRSAFQAYGRKLLQPLYERLGWQAQPAEPQTDALLRNDVLTTLGDFGDEPVIVEAQRRFASFLKAPESLSGNLRPAVLHIVGRYADQQTYDQLHNLGLKATGTEEKNQFYGAMAAALDPKLAQQTLALSLGDELEPGAASNLVRRVADVGEHPQLAWEFLKANLQPLLAKQAFFSRYTYVANVANNFNDDAHAQELLDFARTSLPPEAMIEIKKIAERIAFRDELQQRELPKIDAWSCKQTLGSGTANASFCVGVQ
- a CDS encoding helix-turn-helix domain-containing protein, translating into MEEQDSEHSASSELPIEDWLSLAEAAAEVGLSQNTLRKYAINGRLQAKKIGRNWVTTRGAVRQYLQSRDATKVPYRRRSSH
- a CDS encoding DNA cytosine methyltransferase — encoded protein: MNLSPSSQQPEIFFAEFFCGIGLVRLGLERVKEVRFQCVFANDIDPEKGEIYRNNFRAEHLLIADVAQVQGEDVPPGVDFVTASFPCIDLSLAGKRRGLAGQHSSAFYRFLNVLDQLAEKGRLPKVIMLENVVGLLTSHCGADIRAVLSSLNERGYACDLLLIDAVHFLPQSRPRVYLTAFQNALLARCDGLGTDKLLDVASQSHPCRTRAVLKVILDNPDLFWHFMQLPSLKNCRTKSLADIVETDADHRWFNQQELERELAYVRNGSCERLHKAQRNARQSGNIVYLTAYRRMRSGLVCLETRDDGIAGCLRTPVGGSSRQVLIAVQPDGTIHMRYMSVREYARLQGADGFLLPASQHIGLKAFGDAVAVPVVEWLGRAIAKYLAVNAQSGILLDVVTEVVINY
- the proB gene encoding glutamate 5-kinase; translation: MATLVVKIGTSSLSDAATGDLRLATLGGLAETLTRLRRKGERVLLVSSGAVGIGCARLGLKERPASVAGKQAAAAVGQGLLMSIYDRFFGALGQPVAQVLLTRQDLMDRTRYLNARETLGELLRLGTIPIVNENDTVATEELRFGDNDALSALVAGLIEADWLILLTDVAGLYSANPRLDPAAHLLPEISEISESLLLSARGKSTWGSGGMASKLEAARIAAMAGVTTVITEGSTPQNIVRILAGEAVGTRFRLSGPRGRASLRKRWIGHGLVPTGTLQLDAGAVEAVRSGGKSLLPAGIVAIDGNFEAGALVRLTDTGGHEFARGLVNYSSSELAKIRGHNSQQIAAILDQQGPPKTAVHRDNLIVWS
- a CDS encoding HAD family hydrolase, with the protein product MGELRALIFDVDGTLADTERDGHRVAFNRAFADAGLDWDWTVPLYGELLSVTGGKERIRYFIDRYRPDFDAPQDLDGFIAALHAAKTRHFVEILEGGAIPLRPGVGRLFEEARQAGVQLAIATTTTPKNVEALLVSTLGEDALDWFACIGAGDIVPAKKPAPDIYFYVLEQTGWPAEECLAFEDSANGVRSSRGADLKTIVTINDYTRGQNFDGAALVVDQFGEADAPFAVLAGDAGGSRYVDLALLRRLHGS
- the lspA gene encoding signal peptidase II, yielding MRWKNPWFWLVAALAIAIDRLTKFWAASQLLTGESVPLLPNILHLTLTKNSGAAFSLFAGGSDWLKWISLIVSVALLIYGLVGPRFGIWEQIGFGLLLGGAIGNGFDRFAFGEVTDFLEFRFIQFPVFNGADIAINLGLACLLIGTFLSEQRSKSNLSPQPRPPQGEGE
- the hemL gene encoding glutamate-1-semialdehyde 2,1-aminomutase, with amino-acid sequence MISSAFQTTRSHELFAEAQQLMPGGVNSPVRAFKSVGGEPVFIERAEGAYIWDVDGNRYIDYINTWGPSIVGHANPEVITALAAALPKGTSYGAPTRLENQLARTVIEAIPAVEMVRFVNSGTEATMSALRLARAFTGREKIIKFEGCYHGHADMLLVQAGSGVATLGLPDSPGVPKATTASTLTAPYNDLAAVEALFGQYPDTIAGVILEPVVGNAGCLVPKPGFLEGLRDLTRRYGALLIFDEVMTGFRLAYGGAQARFGIEPDLTCLGKIIGGGLPVGAYAGRREILQLVAPAGPMYQAGTLSGNPLAMTAGIKTLEILARPGTYERLEALSARLADGLIKAAQETGHTVTGNRVGAMFTLFFAGGPIDSFADARHSDLKKFARFHRGMLERGVYLAPSQFEAGFMSLAHTEADIDYTIAAARTVLATL